From a single Cyclobacterium marinum DSM 745 genomic region:
- a CDS encoding NAD-dependent epimerase/dehydratase family protein codes for MTLKRKKVLAIAGATGYIGRWFMDRFKDYYHIIGLSRKEVVENPLKEIEWRQVELYSISSTTEALQGVDYAIYLVHSMNATTRLNQGSFEDTDLLLADNFARAATANAVEQIIYLGGILPKGEPEEEWSLHLKSRLEVEKTLSTGSAALTALRASIIVGPGGSSFDMIKNLVKKLPVMVCPKWTESNTQPISLRDTLTIIDSCLGNEAVYDKAIEIGNPEVMSYKEMLIRTSKVMGKKRWIFSVPFFSPGLSKLWVGYFGESPSQLVSPLVESLKHTMTVSQELSFKQKNISYQSYDEAVKIALQSKEEPVLPKFRSLKTQKNTVRSIQRMANLRGRSAFWAANRYKVWLPTFFKSIIKAKEDEKKVISFYLFSIKKPMLQLSWVKDRSDKKRQLFYITGGYLVSRANYGWLEFREVLDGKYIISAIHEFVPKIPWLIYVNTQARLHLWVMNRYAKYLNAVGRRKSTVK; via the coding sequence ATGACTTTAAAAAGAAAGAAAGTTTTAGCCATAGCAGGGGCAACCGGTTATATAGGCAGGTGGTTTATGGACAGATTCAAAGATTACTACCATATTATTGGTTTAAGTAGGAAAGAGGTAGTTGAAAACCCTTTGAAAGAAATTGAATGGAGGCAAGTAGAACTGTACTCTATTTCCTCTACGACAGAGGCTCTCCAAGGTGTGGACTATGCCATTTATTTAGTGCACTCAATGAATGCAACTACCAGGCTTAATCAAGGAAGTTTTGAGGATACAGACCTCCTTCTAGCCGATAATTTTGCACGAGCTGCTACAGCCAATGCGGTGGAGCAAATCATATATCTAGGGGGGATTTTGCCTAAAGGAGAACCCGAAGAAGAATGGTCACTCCATTTGAAAAGCCGTCTGGAAGTAGAGAAAACCTTATCCACCGGATCAGCAGCGCTTACTGCCTTGCGTGCAAGTATAATTGTGGGGCCAGGAGGTTCTTCCTTTGACATGATCAAAAATCTCGTAAAAAAACTGCCTGTAATGGTTTGCCCAAAATGGACAGAATCCAATACACAACCTATCTCTCTTAGAGACACCCTTACCATTATTGATTCTTGCCTAGGAAATGAAGCAGTGTATGACAAGGCCATAGAAATTGGGAACCCAGAAGTGATGAGTTATAAGGAAATGCTAATCCGCACATCAAAAGTAATGGGAAAGAAAAGGTGGATTTTCTCGGTACCTTTTTTCTCTCCAGGCCTATCAAAACTATGGGTAGGCTATTTTGGAGAAAGCCCTTCTCAATTGGTTTCACCATTGGTGGAAAGCTTGAAACATACCATGACGGTGTCGCAAGAATTGTCATTTAAGCAAAAGAATATTTCCTACCAGAGTTATGATGAAGCAGTGAAAATAGCCTTACAATCAAAAGAAGAGCCTGTTCTACCTAAGTTTAGGTCACTAAAAACCCAGAAAAATACAGTTAGAAGTATACAAAGAATGGCCAATTTACGAGGTAGAAGTGCTTTTTGGGCTGCGAATAGGTACAAGGTTTGGTTGCCCACGTTCTTCAAATCTATAATTAAGGCCAAGGAAGATGAAAAAAAAGTAATAAGTTTTTATTTGTTTTCTATCAAAAAACCAATGTTACAGTTGTCTTGGGTTAAGGACAGAAGCGATAAAAAGAGACAATTATTTTATATTACAGGAGGCTATTTAGTGAGCAGAGCCAATTATGGTTGGCTAGAATTCAGAGAGGTCTTAGACGGTAAATACATTATTTCCGCCATACATGAATTTGTTCCTAAGATTCCTTGGTTGATTTATGTAAATACGCAAGCAAGGCTTCATCTATGGGTAATGAATAGGTATGCCAAATACCTTAATGCGGTAGGTAGAAGAAAAAGCACTGTTAAATAA
- a CDS encoding AAC(3) family N-acetyltransferase — protein MNEIVKQIRKDLSLLGIKKGDHVLVHASLNSVGKFPYRANIIVQAFLDQIGEEGTLLMPSLSYKTVNKAQPVFDELNTASCVGALTEFFRTYPGVKRSIHPTHSVCGIGSKSDFLLKDHLLDETPCGPCSPFARLPQIGGKVLFLGCGSKPNTSMHAVEEQIIPPYLFGEKVSHMLQLSNGNAIKKTYQRHGFKGYEQRYDRLLDVLEPAEYRTGKILEAKSIVMMASAIWEKGIKYLKQDPFYFIDRAN, from the coding sequence ATGAATGAAATTGTGAAGCAAATTAGAAAGGACTTGTCCTTATTAGGAATTAAAAAAGGAGATCACGTATTGGTGCATGCTTCCCTAAATTCCGTTGGAAAGTTTCCATATCGAGCAAATATTATAGTTCAGGCTTTTTTGGATCAAATAGGAGAAGAGGGAACTCTTTTGATGCCCAGTTTATCCTACAAAACCGTAAATAAGGCACAGCCTGTTTTTGATGAGTTGAACACAGCTTCTTGTGTAGGAGCCTTAACGGAGTTCTTTAGAACATATCCAGGTGTTAAGCGAAGTATTCATCCAACCCATTCTGTATGTGGTATTGGAAGTAAATCAGATTTCCTTTTGAAAGATCATCTCTTGGATGAGACACCCTGTGGTCCCTGTTCACCTTTTGCCAGGCTACCACAGATAGGTGGAAAAGTATTGTTTTTGGGTTGTGGCAGCAAACCCAATACTTCCATGCATGCGGTTGAAGAGCAAATCATTCCACCCTATTTATTTGGAGAAAAGGTCTCACATATGCTGCAATTATCAAATGGAAATGCGATAAAGAAAACCTACCAAAGACATGGGTTTAAAGGTTATGAGCAACGCTATGATCGCTTATTAGATGTTCTTGAACCTGCCGAGTACAGAACGGGTAAGATTTTGGAGGCCAAAAGCATTGTAATGATGGCTTCGGCAATATGGGAAAAAGGGATCAAGTATTTGAAACAAGATCCCTTTTATTTTATTGATAGGGCCAATTAA
- a CDS encoding Dps family protein: MKKTNQIGLDVAKSKSLAEGLNNLLADYMMFYQNTRGLHWNIKGEKFFELHMKYEELYNDLLVKVDEVAERILTLGATPLHTFDDYKKVAKIKSVSNVSDGSEGVQSILEAFETIILRQRELLALSADAEDEGTNALMSDYISEQEKLVWMYSSFLNK, translated from the coding sequence ATGAAAAAAACAAATCAAATTGGACTTGATGTTGCTAAAAGTAAATCCCTTGCTGAAGGGCTTAATAATTTGCTCGCAGATTATATGATGTTCTACCAAAATACCAGAGGGCTACATTGGAATATAAAAGGCGAGAAGTTTTTTGAACTGCATATGAAGTACGAAGAATTGTACAATGATCTATTAGTTAAGGTAGATGAAGTTGCAGAGAGAATTCTGACACTGGGAGCGACTCCTCTACATACTTTTGATGACTATAAGAAAGTAGCTAAAATCAAAAGTGTTAGTAATGTTTCTGATGGAAGCGAAGGTGTGCAGAGTATATTGGAAGCATTTGAAACCATTATTTTAAGACAGCGAGAACTGTTGGCTCTTTCCGCAGATGCAGAAGATGAAGGTACCAATGCCTTAATGAGTGATTATATCAGCGAACAAGAGAAATTGGTTTGGATGTACTCATCCTTCTTGAATAAATAA
- a CDS encoding amidohydrolase family protein, whose translation MHKFFKFFMVALTISGVAMAQEEEANWDVSRPNGDWDFDWINFTTDEGTWMNLDVSPDGSTIVFDLLGDIYSIPIKGGKATVLRTGMPFEVQPRFSPDGKWISFTSDAGGGDNIWIMKADGTEAKQITKESFRLLNNADWMPDGNFLIARKHFTSGRSLGAGEMWQYHISGGTGLQLTKRKNDQQDVNEPSISSDGKYLYYSEDMAPGGSFQYNRDPNGQIYVIKRYDFQTGEIKTITGGPGGAARPQISPDGSKLAFIKRVRTKTVLYIHDLKTGEEWPVYDQLNKDQQTAWAIFGVYPGFAWLPEGDELVIWAKGKIHRIDIATRYQSIVPFSVDVNMPLAKWVHFDHRIEREEFTAKMIRDVSTSPDGQSIVFRALGYIWTKNLPNGKPKRLTNGEDFEADPSFSPDGKKIAFVTWNDLNKGAILEIDLSSKKISPLTKEKGIYRTPSYSPDGNTLVYKKEGGNLDQGRTFAKNPGLYLLNLKTSQENYLNVSGDFPSFTKDGKRIFFQSGGKFFGNLTKNLKSINLNGEDEQTHVASKYGNRLVPSPDNKWVAFIHLHKAYVAPLVLNGQKINLDNNSKFVPVATLDKDAGLYLHWSKNSEKVHWVLGDKYYSSNLVDKFHFLTENKIETDIENGGLEIGLTAKVDQPKGSIAFTGATIITMEGEEIITNGTLVIEGAKILSVGKSGEVDIPKNALVYNMKGKTIMPGMVDAHAHIGAFRDGLTVQQNWQLYANLAYGVTTSHDPSANSETVFTLSEMIKSGKLVGPRVFSTGFILYGADGDFKAVINKLEDAKSSIRRTRAFGATAVKSYNQPRRDQRQQVLQAARELGVNVVPEGGSTLFHNLSMVQDGHTGIEHNIPIAPVYNDVIEFWKRTKVGYTPTLIVNYGGLNGENYWYQKSNVWEDDKLLQFTPRGLVDARSRHRNMAPDEEYENGHILTSKQVNSLAKNGVKINLGAHGQLQGLGAHWELWSLVQGGMSNHEALQAATINGAAYIGMSKDIGSIKAGKLADIIILDKNPLEDIRNSSSISHTMINGRLYKSNTMDEIGNEAKKRQPFYWENSLFHEAFPWHESIQTYMQSGCGCHAHTSQ comes from the coding sequence ATGCATAAGTTTTTCAAATTCTTTATGGTAGCATTGACCATTTCAGGAGTTGCAATGGCTCAGGAGGAGGAGGCAAATTGGGATGTTTCAAGGCCAAATGGAGATTGGGATTTTGACTGGATAAATTTCACTACTGATGAAGGAACCTGGATGAATCTGGACGTGAGCCCAGATGGTAGCACCATTGTGTTTGATCTGCTTGGAGATATTTATTCCATTCCAATTAAAGGAGGTAAAGCAACAGTCTTGAGAACAGGAATGCCTTTTGAGGTACAGCCAAGATTCAGTCCGGACGGAAAATGGATTTCCTTTACCTCAGATGCCGGAGGGGGAGACAATATTTGGATAATGAAAGCGGATGGAACTGAAGCCAAACAAATTACCAAGGAATCTTTCCGTTTGTTAAACAATGCAGATTGGATGCCTGATGGAAATTTTTTAATTGCTCGAAAACATTTCACTTCAGGAAGATCTTTAGGTGCGGGAGAAATGTGGCAATATCATATTTCAGGAGGAACAGGCCTACAACTTACCAAAAGAAAAAATGATCAACAGGATGTCAATGAACCTTCTATTTCTTCGGATGGTAAATATTTGTATTACAGTGAAGACATGGCTCCAGGAGGAAGCTTTCAATACAATAGAGACCCCAATGGACAAATTTATGTGATCAAGAGGTATGATTTTCAAACCGGAGAAATAAAAACCATCACTGGGGGACCCGGTGGAGCAGCAAGACCACAAATCTCTCCTGATGGAAGCAAGCTAGCGTTTATTAAACGGGTAAGAACGAAGACAGTATTGTACATCCATGATCTTAAGACAGGTGAAGAGTGGCCGGTTTATGACCAGTTAAACAAGGACCAGCAAACCGCTTGGGCTATTTTTGGTGTATATCCGGGTTTTGCTTGGTTACCTGAAGGTGACGAATTGGTTATTTGGGCAAAAGGTAAAATCCACAGAATTGATATCGCTACACGCTACCAAAGCATTGTACCCTTTTCTGTGGATGTGAATATGCCATTGGCCAAATGGGTTCATTTTGACCATCGAATTGAGCGTGAAGAGTTTACCGCTAAGATGATAAGAGACGTAAGCACCTCTCCTGACGGTCAAAGCATTGTTTTTAGGGCTTTGGGCTATATTTGGACTAAAAATTTACCCAACGGAAAACCTAAAAGGTTAACGAATGGTGAGGATTTTGAAGCTGACCCCTCTTTTTCCCCTGATGGTAAAAAAATTGCATTTGTAACCTGGAATGATCTGAATAAAGGAGCCATATTGGAAATTGACCTAAGCAGCAAGAAAATCTCACCGCTAACAAAAGAAAAAGGTATTTATAGAACTCCAAGCTATTCACCGGATGGTAATACTTTGGTTTACAAAAAAGAAGGCGGAAATTTGGACCAGGGAAGGACCTTTGCAAAGAACCCAGGTTTATACCTTTTAAATTTAAAAACAAGTCAAGAAAATTATTTAAATGTATCGGGAGATTTCCCTAGCTTCACTAAAGATGGAAAAAGAATTTTCTTCCAATCCGGAGGAAAGTTTTTTGGAAACCTGACAAAAAACTTAAAATCAATCAACTTAAATGGAGAAGATGAACAAACCCATGTAGCATCTAAATATGGCAATCGCTTGGTTCCAAGCCCAGATAATAAATGGGTAGCGTTTATTCATCTGCACAAAGCTTACGTGGCCCCATTGGTACTTAATGGCCAAAAGATCAACCTAGACAACAACAGCAAATTTGTTCCGGTGGCAACCTTGGATAAAGATGCAGGACTGTACTTACACTGGTCAAAGAATAGTGAAAAAGTACATTGGGTTTTAGGTGACAAATACTATAGCTCAAATTTGGTCGACAAGTTTCATTTTCTAACTGAGAATAAAATAGAAACTGACATTGAAAATGGAGGCCTTGAAATAGGTCTTACTGCAAAGGTAGATCAACCCAAAGGATCCATAGCTTTTACCGGAGCTACTATAATTACCATGGAAGGAGAGGAAATCATCACAAATGGCACTTTGGTAATTGAGGGAGCTAAAATCCTTTCTGTAGGAAAAAGTGGAGAAGTCGACATTCCTAAGAATGCCCTGGTTTATAACATGAAGGGTAAAACCATAATGCCGGGAATGGTAGATGCACATGCTCATATTGGTGCTTTTAGAGATGGGCTGACTGTACAACAAAACTGGCAATTGTATGCCAACCTTGCTTATGGTGTAACAACCTCACATGATCCCTCAGCCAACAGTGAAACGGTATTTACATTATCAGAAATGATAAAAAGTGGTAAATTAGTAGGACCAAGAGTGTTCAGTACAGGTTTTATTCTATATGGGGCTGATGGTGATTTTAAGGCAGTGATCAATAAACTAGAAGATGCTAAATCCTCCATTAGACGCACCAGAGCATTTGGCGCCACAGCTGTAAAGTCATATAATCAGCCGAGAAGAGATCAAAGACAGCAGGTACTGCAAGCTGCAAGAGAATTAGGTGTCAATGTGGTCCCTGAAGGAGGCTCCACATTATTTCACAACTTATCTATGGTGCAAGATGGTCACACAGGAATAGAGCATAATATTCCAATTGCTCCGGTTTACAATGATGTGATAGAATTTTGGAAAAGAACCAAGGTGGGTTATACACCTACCCTCATTGTTAATTATGGAGGTCTCAATGGAGAAAATTACTGGTATCAAAAATCAAATGTATGGGAAGATGACAAACTATTGCAATTTACACCAAGAGGTCTAGTGGATGCTCGATCCAGACATCGCAACATGGCTCCGGATGAGGAATATGAAAATGGCCATATACTAACTTCAAAGCAGGTAAATTCACTTGCTAAGAATGGGGTAAAAATAAACTTGGGTGCTCATGGTCAACTGCAAGGTTTGGGTGCACATTGGGAACTTTGGAGCCTTGTACAAGGGGGAATGTCAAACCATGAAGCCTTACAAGCGGCCACCATAAACGGAGCAGCTTATATAGGCATGAGTAAGGACATTGGATCAATTAAAGCAGGGAAATTAGCCGACATCATAATTTTGGACAAAAACCCTCTGGAAGATATCCGAAATTCAAGTTCAATTTCACACACCATGATCAATGGAAGGCTCTATAAGTCAAATACTATGGATGAAATAGGAAATGAAGCAAAAAAGCGTCAACCTTTCTATTGGGAAAACAGCCTTTTTCATGAAGCATTCCCTTGGCATGAAAGTATACAAACTTATATGCAGAGCGGATGTGGCTGTCATGCACACACCAGCCAATAA
- a CDS encoding rhodanese-like domain-containing protein, translating into MLNTIKKLFGFGPKINFAEVMNSGAVIIDVRTKKEFQEGHIIKSTNIPLDTLSNHLSRLKDKNQPIITCCASGMRSASAKRILKAGGYKVVYNGGAWNSLQSKI; encoded by the coding sequence ATGTTAAACACAATCAAAAAATTATTCGGTTTTGGTCCTAAAATTAATTTTGCCGAAGTAATGAATAGCGGTGCTGTTATCATTGATGTTCGGACTAAGAAGGAGTTTCAGGAAGGACACATAATAAAGTCAACCAACATCCCTTTAGATACGTTAAGTAATCATCTGAGCAGATTGAAAGATAAAAACCAGCCGATAATCACATGCTGTGCTAGTGGAATGAGAAGTGCCTCGGCCAAAAGGATTCTGAAAGCCGGCGGCTATAAGGTAGTATACAATGGGGGTGCTTGGAACAGTTTGCAAAGTAAAATTTAG
- a CDS encoding SGNH/GDSL hydrolase family protein has product MKKSRRNFFSKISLMGFAGLTFPAILSGNDRKNFTLLKENEKGLTILFQGDSITDGARSRNEDWNHVMGHGYAYLISSRLWFDYPKKKLMFYNRGISGNKVKDLLNRWQEDTIDLKPDLLSILIGVNDVSRIIANEYTLEEWKEDYKTLIKKTKAELPNTIIFLCEPFLLIDDWSRVKKLQWEEVMNKMQSIIRQLADHYKCVHIALQEPFNNSLKKTSAKYWVWDGLHPMPAGHELIARIWINEARNHLSFFEK; this is encoded by the coding sequence ATGAAGAAATCACGAAGAAATTTTTTCTCTAAAATTAGCTTAATGGGCTTCGCAGGCTTAACATTTCCGGCTATTCTTTCTGGTAATGACAGAAAAAATTTCACCCTATTAAAAGAAAATGAAAAAGGTTTAACCATCCTCTTCCAAGGAGACTCAATCACTGATGGAGCGAGATCAAGAAACGAAGACTGGAATCACGTTATGGGACATGGTTATGCCTACCTTATTTCTAGTCGCCTATGGTTCGACTACCCTAAAAAAAAATTAATGTTTTATAATAGGGGGATTAGTGGAAATAAAGTAAAAGACCTTTTAAATCGCTGGCAAGAAGATACCATCGATTTAAAGCCTGATTTATTAAGTATTTTAATTGGAGTAAATGATGTGTCAAGAATTATTGCCAATGAATATACTTTAGAGGAATGGAAGGAGGATTATAAAACCTTGATTAAAAAAACAAAAGCGGAACTCCCCAATACAATAATATTTTTATGTGAACCTTTTTTATTGATAGATGATTGGTCTAGGGTGAAAAAATTGCAGTGGGAAGAGGTGATGAACAAAATGCAGTCAATTATTAGACAGCTAGCCGACCATTATAAATGTGTTCATATAGCATTACAGGAACCTTTTAATAATTCTCTTAAAAAGACATCGGCAAAATACTGGGTTTGGGATGGGTTACATCCCATGCCTGCCGGACATGAATTAATAGCACGAATTTGGATAAATGAGGCACGTAATCATTTGAGTTTTTTTGAAAAGTAG
- the map gene encoding type I methionyl aminopeptidase, translated as MSITKDAELIGMKKISEVVGITLKLMRAYAKIGMSTKDLDQYGGEILKSFGAKSAPYETYNFPGYTCISVNHEIAHGLPSSDKILAEGDLINVDVSAELNGFWADNGGSFIIGKDVYNHQPLVNASETILRKAINSIKGGVKIADLGYLIENEAKQRGFKVIKNLAGHGVGASLHEEPEDILNYRVKSNRNRFKKNTTVAIETFISTKSTYAVELMDGWTLVGNKGGYVTQHEHTILITENEPLVLTADNGFWV; from the coding sequence ATGTCCATAACTAAGGATGCCGAATTAATCGGTATGAAAAAAATAAGTGAGGTTGTAGGGATTACACTTAAATTAATGAGAGCCTATGCAAAAATAGGGATGTCTACCAAAGACCTGGATCAGTATGGTGGAGAAATCCTAAAAAGCTTTGGCGCAAAATCTGCCCCATATGAAACCTATAACTTTCCGGGGTATACTTGTATAAGTGTCAACCATGAAATAGCTCACGGCCTTCCTTCGTCGGACAAAATATTAGCTGAAGGAGATTTAATAAATGTGGATGTATCCGCCGAGTTAAATGGATTTTGGGCAGATAATGGAGGATCTTTTATTATTGGAAAAGATGTTTACAACCATCAACCTTTGGTTAATGCTTCCGAAACAATTTTACGAAAGGCCATCAATAGTATTAAAGGGGGGGTGAAAATAGCTGATTTAGGATATTTGATTGAAAATGAGGCCAAACAAAGAGGGTTTAAGGTGATAAAAAACTTGGCAGGACATGGTGTGGGGGCTAGTTTACACGAAGAGCCTGAAGATATTTTAAACTATAGGGTGAAAAGTAATCGGAATCGATTCAAGAAAAATACAACTGTAGCCATTGAAACATTTATTTCCACCAAATCTACCTATGCCGTGGAATTAATGGATGGCTGGACTTTGGTTGGAAATAAGGGAGGTTATGTTACCCAGCACGAACATACCATTCTCATTACTGAAAATGAACCTTTGGTGCTTACGGCGGATAACGGATTTTGGGTATAA
- a CDS encoding rhodanese-like domain-containing protein translates to MDINKLIKENRGTIIDVRTPMEFSGGNAEGSINVPLQELESRKEELELLKKPLILCCASGGRSGQATQFLKQQGIECYNGGSWLEVNYYQTQTA, encoded by the coding sequence ATGGATATTAATAAGTTAATTAAGGAAAATAGAGGTACAATAATAGATGTTAGAACTCCAATGGAATTTAGTGGTGGCAATGCAGAAGGTTCAATAAATGTGCCCTTACAAGAGCTTGAAAGCAGAAAAGAGGAACTCGAATTATTGAAAAAACCCTTAATTTTGTGTTGCGCTAGTGGGGGAAGGAGTGGACAAGCTACCCAATTCTTGAAACAACAGGGAATAGAATGTTATAATGGGGGATCTTGGTTGGAAGTTAATTACTACCAAACACAAACTGCTTAA
- a CDS encoding glycoside hydrolase family protein, which produces MYFKNSLTLLLFIVLFTHQTEGQESILKALKSPVILKGNDSIAYRDPAILFHQNVFYLFYTLVKAEEGLIYSYTAISKSKDLIHWSPGEIITPKGQHFNFCSPGNVIRFNDEWVLSLQTYPRPGLGVNDPVTYGTSEARIYTMRSKDLKSWTEPELLKVKGLKVEQEDMGRMIDPYLVEDKDEKGKWWCFYKQNGVSMSYSYDLNNWTYCCHTSSGENVTVLTENNEYLLFHSPENGIHIKRSSNLKDWKDWGDLIVLGQDQWQWAKGRITAGTVVNLRRNPKYGKYLMFFHGSGPKTEEEGDFDKNASIGIAWSDDLINWEWPGK; this is translated from the coding sequence ATGTATTTTAAAAATAGTTTAACTTTGCTTTTGTTTATAGTGCTTTTCACGCACCAAACAGAAGGCCAAGAAAGTATTTTAAAAGCGCTTAAATCTCCTGTTATTTTAAAAGGTAACGATTCTATAGCATATAGAGATCCTGCAATTTTGTTTCATCAGAATGTATTCTATCTGTTTTATACTTTGGTAAAGGCTGAGGAAGGGTTGATTTATTCCTATACAGCCATTAGCAAATCTAAAGATTTGATTCACTGGAGCCCGGGTGAAATTATTACACCTAAAGGTCAACATTTTAATTTTTGTAGTCCGGGAAATGTGATTCGATTCAATGATGAATGGGTGCTTAGCTTACAAACTTATCCTAGACCAGGTTTAGGTGTAAATGATCCTGTCACGTATGGAACTTCAGAAGCACGAATTTATACCATGAGGAGCAAGGATTTGAAAAGCTGGACTGAGCCTGAGCTGCTAAAAGTGAAGGGGCTCAAGGTAGAGCAAGAAGATATGGGAAGAATGATCGATCCATACCTTGTTGAAGACAAGGATGAAAAAGGTAAATGGTGGTGCTTTTATAAGCAAAATGGGGTAAGCATGTCCTATTCCTATGATTTGAATAACTGGACTTATTGCTGTCATACCAGTTCAGGTGAAAATGTAACAGTTCTTACTGAAAATAATGAATACCTTTTGTTTCATTCTCCTGAAAATGGTATCCATATCAAACGTTCTTCCAATTTAAAAGATTGGAAAGATTGGGGGGATTTGATCGTTTTGGGACAAGACCAATGGCAATGGGCCAAAGGAAGAATTACTGCCGGAACGGTGGTTAATTTAAGGCGAAACCCAAAGTATGGTAAATATCTTATGTTTTTTCATGGTTCAGGCCCTAAAACAGAGGAGGAAGGAGATTTTGATAAAAATGCTTCAATAGGAATTGCTTGGAGTGATGATTTGATAAATTGGGAGTGGCCCGGAAAATAA